A single genomic interval of Vicugna pacos chromosome 34, VicPac4, whole genome shotgun sequence harbors:
- the USP18 gene encoding ubl carboxyl-terminal hydrolase 18 isoform X1, protein MGPVGLHNLGQTCCLNSLIQVLAMNVEFTKILKRITVPRGAEAQKRSVPFQLLLLLEKMQDCRQKAVQPMQLAYCLQKYKVPLFVQHDAAQLYLTVWNLIKDQITDVDLVARLQALYTIRVKESFVCLECSVESCRDSSMLTLPLSLFDLDLKPLKTLEDSLLCFFQPRELSSKDKCFCESCGRKTCWKQVLKLTHLPQTLTIHLMRFCLRNLQTQKICHSLHFPQSLDLKKHLETEEDPCAAEEPRGGQYELFAVIAHTGTADFGHYCAYVRNRVDGQWFCFNDSNVSWVSWEDVQCTYGSHSYRWRETAYLLVYMRTES, encoded by the exons ATGG GTCCGGTTGGTTTACACAACCTTGGGCAGACCTGCTGCCTGAACTCCCTGATTCAGGTGTTGGCTATGAACGTGGAATTCACCAAGATATTGAAGAG GATAACAGTGCCCAGGGGAGCTGAGGCGCAGAAGAGAAGTGTCCccttccagctgctcctgctgctggaaAAGATGCAGGATTGCCGGCAGAAAGCAGTGCAGCCCATGCAGCTGGCCTACTGTCTCCAGAAGTACAAAGTGCCCT TGTTTGTCCAGCATGATGCTGCCCAGCTCTACCTCACAGTGTGGAACCTGATTAAGGACCAGATCACGGATGTGGACTTG GTGGCGAGGCTGCAGGCCCTCTACACCATCCGCGTGAAGGAGTCCTTCGTTTGCCTAGAGTGCTCCGTGGAGAGTTGCAGGGACAGCAGCATGCTGaccctccccctttctctttttgaCCTGGACTTGAAGCCCCTGAAGACACTG GAGGACTCCCTTCTCTGTTTCTTCCAGCCCAGGGAGTTGTCCAGCAAAGACAAGTGCTTCTGTGAGAGCTGTGGGAGGAAGACCTGCTGGAAGCAG gTCCTGAAGCTGACCCACCTCCCCCAGACCTTGACCATTCACCTCATGCGGTTCTGCCTCAGAAATCTGCAAACACAGAAAATCTGCCACTCACTGCATTTCCCCCAGAGCTTGGACCTAAAGAAGCATCTCGAGACGGAGGAGGACCCCTGCGCTGCCGAGGAGCCG CGTGGGGGGCAGTACGAACTCTTCGCTGTGATTGCACACACGGGGACAGCTGACTTCGGTCACTACTGTGCCTACGTCCGGAACCGTGTGGATGGACAGTGGTTCTGCTTCAACGACTCCAATGTTTCTTGG GTGTCCTGGGAAGATGTCCAGTGTACCTATGGGAGCCACAGCTACCGCTG gaGGGAAACTGCGTATCTTCTGGTGTACATGAGGACTGAGTCCTAG
- the USP18 gene encoding ubl carboxyl-terminal hydrolase 18 isoform X2, whose protein sequence is MGPVGLHNLGQTCCLNSLIQVLAMNVEFTKILKRITVPRGAEAQKRSVPFQLLLLLEKMQDCRQKAVQPMQLAYCLQKYKVPLFVQHDAAQLYLTVWNLIKDQITDVDLVARLQALYTIRVKESFVCLECSVESCRDSSMLTLPLSLFDLDLKPLKTLPRELSSKDKCFCESCGRKTCWKQVLKLTHLPQTLTIHLMRFCLRNLQTQKICHSLHFPQSLDLKKHLETEEDPCAAEEPRGGQYELFAVIAHTGTADFGHYCAYVRNRVDGQWFCFNDSNVSWVSWEDVQCTYGSHSYRWRETAYLLVYMRTES, encoded by the exons ATGG GTCCGGTTGGTTTACACAACCTTGGGCAGACCTGCTGCCTGAACTCCCTGATTCAGGTGTTGGCTATGAACGTGGAATTCACCAAGATATTGAAGAG GATAACAGTGCCCAGGGGAGCTGAGGCGCAGAAGAGAAGTGTCCccttccagctgctcctgctgctggaaAAGATGCAGGATTGCCGGCAGAAAGCAGTGCAGCCCATGCAGCTGGCCTACTGTCTCCAGAAGTACAAAGTGCCCT TGTTTGTCCAGCATGATGCTGCCCAGCTCTACCTCACAGTGTGGAACCTGATTAAGGACCAGATCACGGATGTGGACTTG GTGGCGAGGCTGCAGGCCCTCTACACCATCCGCGTGAAGGAGTCCTTCGTTTGCCTAGAGTGCTCCGTGGAGAGTTGCAGGGACAGCAGCATGCTGaccctccccctttctctttttgaCCTGGACTTGAAGCCCCTGAAGACACTG CCCAGGGAGTTGTCCAGCAAAGACAAGTGCTTCTGTGAGAGCTGTGGGAGGAAGACCTGCTGGAAGCAG gTCCTGAAGCTGACCCACCTCCCCCAGACCTTGACCATTCACCTCATGCGGTTCTGCCTCAGAAATCTGCAAACACAGAAAATCTGCCACTCACTGCATTTCCCCCAGAGCTTGGACCTAAAGAAGCATCTCGAGACGGAGGAGGACCCCTGCGCTGCCGAGGAGCCG CGTGGGGGGCAGTACGAACTCTTCGCTGTGATTGCACACACGGGGACAGCTGACTTCGGTCACTACTGTGCCTACGTCCGGAACCGTGTGGATGGACAGTGGTTCTGCTTCAACGACTCCAATGTTTCTTGG GTGTCCTGGGAAGATGTCCAGTGTACCTATGGGAGCCACAGCTACCGCTG gaGGGAAACTGCGTATCTTCTGGTGTACATGAGGACTGAGTCCTAG
- the USP18 gene encoding ubl carboxyl-terminal hydrolase 18 isoform X3 — translation MGPVGLHNLGQTCCLNSLIQVLAMNVEFTKILKRITVPRGAEAQKRSVPFQLLLLLEKMQDCRQKAVQPMQLAYCLQKYKVPLFVQHDAAQLYLTVWNLIKDQITDVDLVARLQALYTIRVKESFVCLECSVESCRDSSMLTLPLSLFDLDLKPLKTLVLKLTHLPQTLTIHLMRFCLRNLQTQKICHSLHFPQSLDLKKHLETEEDPCAAEEPRGGQYELFAVIAHTGTADFGHYCAYVRNRVDGQWFCFNDSNVSWVSWEDVQCTYGSHSYRWRETAYLLVYMRTES, via the exons ATGG GTCCGGTTGGTTTACACAACCTTGGGCAGACCTGCTGCCTGAACTCCCTGATTCAGGTGTTGGCTATGAACGTGGAATTCACCAAGATATTGAAGAG GATAACAGTGCCCAGGGGAGCTGAGGCGCAGAAGAGAAGTGTCCccttccagctgctcctgctgctggaaAAGATGCAGGATTGCCGGCAGAAAGCAGTGCAGCCCATGCAGCTGGCCTACTGTCTCCAGAAGTACAAAGTGCCCT TGTTTGTCCAGCATGATGCTGCCCAGCTCTACCTCACAGTGTGGAACCTGATTAAGGACCAGATCACGGATGTGGACTTG GTGGCGAGGCTGCAGGCCCTCTACACCATCCGCGTGAAGGAGTCCTTCGTTTGCCTAGAGTGCTCCGTGGAGAGTTGCAGGGACAGCAGCATGCTGaccctccccctttctctttttgaCCTGGACTTGAAGCCCCTGAAGACACTG gTCCTGAAGCTGACCCACCTCCCCCAGACCTTGACCATTCACCTCATGCGGTTCTGCCTCAGAAATCTGCAAACACAGAAAATCTGCCACTCACTGCATTTCCCCCAGAGCTTGGACCTAAAGAAGCATCTCGAGACGGAGGAGGACCCCTGCGCTGCCGAGGAGCCG CGTGGGGGGCAGTACGAACTCTTCGCTGTGATTGCACACACGGGGACAGCTGACTTCGGTCACTACTGTGCCTACGTCCGGAACCGTGTGGATGGACAGTGGTTCTGCTTCAACGACTCCAATGTTTCTTGG GTGTCCTGGGAAGATGTCCAGTGTACCTATGGGAGCCACAGCTACCGCTG gaGGGAAACTGCGTATCTTCTGGTGTACATGAGGACTGAGTCCTAG